One Amycolatopsis thermophila DNA segment encodes these proteins:
- the gcvT gene encoding glycine cleavage system aminomethyltransferase GcvT yields the protein MRTALHSVHKGLGALFTDFAGWEMPVRYGSELAEHRAVREAAGLFDLSHMGEIEVSGPRAADALDFALVGKLSAVKPGRARYSMMCTPEGGVVDDLVVYRLEDEKYLVVANAGNAPTVAAELTSRASGFDARVTDRSADVALIAVQGPKAVDVVGAVTDADLAGLKYYASMPATVKGHEVLLARTGYTGEDGFELYLPAGEAAEVWHLLTDAGQPHGLVPAGLACRDTLRLEAGMPLYGNELSTERSPFEANLGRVVKFDKPDFVGKAGLEGRQEPSEVLVGLRGGGRRAPRHGYRVLSGDQPVGEVTSGALSPTLGYPVAMAYVPVALSEPGTELAVDIRGRVEPVEVVALPFYQRG from the coding sequence ATGCGCACCGCACTGCACTCCGTCCACAAGGGACTGGGCGCGCTGTTCACCGACTTCGCCGGCTGGGAGATGCCGGTGCGGTACGGCAGCGAGCTGGCCGAGCACCGCGCGGTGCGCGAGGCGGCCGGGCTGTTCGACCTCTCCCACATGGGCGAGATCGAGGTGTCCGGGCCGCGGGCGGCCGACGCGCTCGACTTCGCGCTGGTCGGCAAGCTGTCCGCGGTCAAGCCGGGCCGCGCGCGGTATTCGATGATGTGCACGCCCGAGGGCGGGGTGGTCGACGACCTGGTCGTCTACCGGCTCGAGGACGAGAAGTACCTGGTGGTGGCCAACGCGGGCAACGCGCCCACGGTCGCGGCCGAGCTGACCTCGCGGGCGTCCGGGTTCGACGCGCGGGTCACCGACCGCTCGGCCGACGTCGCGCTGATCGCGGTGCAGGGCCCGAAGGCGGTCGACGTGGTCGGCGCGGTCACCGACGCGGACCTGGCGGGCCTCAAGTACTACGCGAGCATGCCGGCGACCGTGAAGGGTCACGAGGTGCTGCTCGCCCGCACCGGCTACACCGGTGAGGACGGCTTCGAGCTGTACCTGCCGGCCGGTGAAGCGGCTGAGGTGTGGCACCTGCTGACCGACGCCGGGCAGCCGCACGGGCTGGTGCCGGCCGGTCTCGCGTGCCGCGACACGCTGCGGCTGGAGGCCGGGATGCCGTTGTACGGCAACGAGTTGTCCACCGAGCGGTCGCCGTTCGAGGCGAACCTGGGGCGCGTGGTCAAGTTCGACAAGCCGGACTTCGTGGGCAAGGCGGGGCTCGAGGGGCGGCAGGAGCCGTCCGAGGTGCTGGTCGGGTTGCGCGGCGGCGGACGACGCGCGCCGCGGCACGGGTACCGCGTGCTCTCCGGTGACCAGCCGGTGGGCGAGGTGACCAGCGGCGCGCTGTCGCCGACGCTCGGCTACCCGGTGGCGATGGCCTACGTGCCGGTCGCGCTGAGCGAGCCGGGTACGGAGCTGGCGGTCGACATCCGCGGCCGGGTGGAGCCGGTCGAGGTGGTCGCGCTGCCGTTCTACCAGCGCGGCTGA
- a CDS encoding NUDIX hydrolase has translation MIDKVAWLRVEGGRVLAARSHGKTAWYLPGGKREPGESDVQTLVREVAEELAVALDPETAEPAGVFEAPADGRADVVRMTCYTAEYRGVLTPSAEVAEVAWLGYADRERGSRAFQLVLDSLHSAGQVS, from the coding sequence GTGATCGACAAGGTGGCCTGGCTGCGAGTGGAGGGTGGCCGGGTCCTCGCGGCGCGCTCGCACGGCAAGACGGCGTGGTACCTGCCTGGCGGGAAGCGGGAGCCGGGCGAGAGCGATGTGCAGACGCTCGTGCGTGAAGTCGCCGAAGAGCTGGCCGTCGCGCTCGACCCGGAGACGGCGGAGCCGGCCGGCGTGTTCGAAGCACCAGCCGACGGGCGCGCCGACGTGGTGCGGATGACCTGCTACACGGCCGAGTACCGCGGCGTGCTGACGCCGTCCGCCGAGGTGGCCGAGGTGGCCTGGCTGGGGTACGCGGACCGGGAGCGGGGGTCCCGGGCCTTTCAGCTCGTGCTCGACTCGCTGCACTCTGCGGGGCAGGTTTCCTAG
- a CDS encoding O-methyltransferase: protein MSQDVWNRVDDYINATFVPSDRALDDALAAIADAGLPQISVSPAQGKLLHLLARMHGARSILEIGTLGGYSTIWLARALPPDGRLVTLEASRKHAQVAESNLDAAGFGEIVEVKVGPALDTLPTLDGPFDLVFVDADKVNNPQYFRWGLRLARPGSVIIVDNVVRDGAVADPGTSDPAVVATREMHELIAAEPRVEATTVQTVGAKGYDGFTLALVTS, encoded by the coding sequence GTGAGCCAGGACGTGTGGAACAGGGTCGACGACTACATCAACGCCACGTTCGTGCCGTCCGACCGGGCGCTCGACGACGCGCTGGCCGCGATCGCCGACGCGGGCCTGCCGCAGATCTCGGTGTCGCCGGCGCAGGGCAAACTGCTGCACCTGCTGGCCCGCATGCACGGCGCCCGGTCGATCCTCGAGATCGGGACGCTCGGCGGGTACAGCACGATCTGGCTGGCCCGGGCCCTGCCGCCGGACGGGCGGCTGGTGACGCTCGAGGCGAGCCGCAAGCACGCGCAGGTGGCCGAGAGCAACCTCGACGCCGCCGGCTTCGGCGAGATCGTCGAGGTGAAGGTCGGGCCGGCGCTGGACACGCTCCCGACGCTCGACGGCCCGTTCGACCTGGTGTTCGTCGACGCCGACAAGGTCAACAACCCGCAGTACTTCCGCTGGGGGCTGCGGCTGGCGCGACCCGGTTCGGTGATCATCGTGGACAACGTGGTGCGCGACGGCGCGGTCGCGGATCCGGGGACTTCCGATCCGGCTGTCGTGGCGACCCGGGAGATGCACGAGCTGATCGCCGCGGAGCCGCGGGTCGAGGCGACGACCGTGCAGACCGTGGGCGCCAAGGGGTACGACGGCTTCACGCTGGCGCTGGTGACGTCGTGA
- a CDS encoding ABC transporter ATP-binding protein — protein sequence MAQTVDLVAEPTTGTRLHGDGLTLGYDGRVVAEDLSVTIPDQSFTVIVGPNACGKSTLLRALSRLLKPRRGTVYLDGEVITSLPAKHVARKLGLLPQSSIAPDGITVADLVSRGRYPHQRLLRQWSREDAEVVERSMAATGVTELADRMVDELSGGQRQRVWLAMALAQETELLLLDEPTTFLDIAHQMDILDLCAQLHAEQGRTLVAVLHDLNHAARYATHLIAMRGGEVLATGTPEEVVTAERVEEIFDLPCSVIPDPETGTPLVIPKARR from the coding sequence ATGGCCCAGACCGTTGATCTCGTCGCCGAGCCGACCACGGGTACCCGACTGCACGGGGACGGTCTGACGTTGGGTTACGACGGACGGGTCGTCGCCGAAGATCTCTCGGTCACCATCCCCGACCAGTCGTTCACCGTCATCGTCGGTCCGAACGCGTGCGGCAAGTCGACGCTGCTGCGGGCGCTGAGCCGGCTGCTCAAGCCGCGGCGGGGCACGGTCTACCTGGACGGCGAGGTCATCACGTCGCTGCCGGCCAAACACGTCGCGCGCAAGCTGGGCCTGCTGCCGCAGAGCTCCATCGCGCCGGACGGCATCACGGTCGCCGACCTGGTCTCCCGCGGCCGGTACCCGCACCAGCGGCTGCTGCGCCAGTGGTCGCGCGAGGACGCCGAGGTGGTCGAGCGGTCGATGGCCGCGACCGGGGTCACCGAGCTGGCCGACCGGATGGTCGACGAGCTGTCCGGCGGGCAGCGGCAGCGCGTGTGGCTGGCGATGGCGCTCGCGCAGGAGACCGAGCTGCTCCTGCTCGACGAGCCGACGACGTTCCTGGACATCGCGCACCAGATGGACATCCTCGACCTGTGCGCGCAACTGCACGCCGAGCAGGGCCGCACCCTGGTCGCCGTGCTGCACGACCTCAACCACGCGGCCCGCTACGCCACCCACCTGATCGCCATGCGCGGCGGCGAGGTGCTGGCGACGGGCACGCCGGAGGAGGTCGTCACCGCCGAACGCGTCGAGGAGATCTTCGACCTGCCGTGTTCGGTCATCCCCGACCCGGAGACCGGCACTCCGTTGGTGATCCCCAAGGCACGCAGGTAG
- a CDS encoding glycoside hydrolase family 172 protein, protein MFDVTDLTRVTPVLDSRAVTFENPTGERGAGGRAGGGRKGAPSRVIEGGQRVTLADLAGPGTIRHIWMTFPPDKPVRMRSVYLEVRYGGLSYPSISVPCVDFFGSPHGRPVAYSSALTSMPEARGFNSYIPIAFGERVHVDLVNGNPDPIVLYFQIDYTLGESGAGRLHVGFRRENPTVSRRDFVVTEGLRGPGRFLGWVGGVRPIDGGQWYGEGEVKIYRDGDRELPTICGTGLEDYVGSAWGMGPHAGLYAGAPLEVPGRGPIPKFVGFYRWHVPDPVMFSTDLRVTLQQIGADRGGLVERVDDYCAAAFTVCENAQPVPPVDVAAAVADLE, encoded by the coding sequence GTGTTCGACGTCACGGATCTGACCAGGGTCACGCCCGTGCTCGACTCGCGGGCCGTCACGTTCGAGAACCCGACCGGTGAGCGCGGCGCGGGTGGCCGGGCCGGCGGCGGTCGCAAGGGCGCCCCCAGCCGGGTGATCGAGGGCGGCCAGCGCGTCACCCTCGCGGACCTGGCCGGCCCCGGCACGATCCGGCACATCTGGATGACGTTCCCGCCGGACAAACCGGTGCGGATGCGCTCGGTCTACCTCGAGGTCCGCTACGGCGGCCTGTCCTACCCCAGCATCTCGGTGCCGTGCGTGGACTTCTTCGGCTCGCCGCACGGCCGCCCGGTCGCCTACTCCAGCGCGCTGACCAGCATGCCCGAGGCGCGCGGGTTCAACAGCTACATCCCGATCGCCTTCGGCGAGCGCGTCCACGTCGACCTGGTCAACGGCAATCCCGACCCGATCGTCCTGTACTTCCAGATCGACTACACGCTCGGCGAGTCCGGGGCCGGGCGGCTGCACGTCGGCTTCCGGCGCGAGAACCCGACGGTGTCGAGGCGGGATTTCGTGGTCACCGAGGGGTTGCGCGGGCCAGGCCGGTTCCTGGGCTGGGTCGGCGGGGTGCGGCCGATCGACGGCGGCCAGTGGTACGGCGAGGGCGAGGTCAAGATCTACCGCGACGGCGACCGCGAGCTCCCCACGATCTGCGGCACCGGACTGGAGGACTACGTCGGCTCGGCGTGGGGGATGGGCCCGCACGCCGGCCTCTACGCGGGTGCGCCGCTGGAGGTGCCGGGGCGGGGGCCGATCCCGAAGTTCGTCGGCTTCTACCGGTGGCACGTGCCGGACCCGGTCATGTTCAGCACCGATCTGCGGGTGACGCTGCAGCAGATCGGGGCCGACCGGGGCGGGCTCGTCGAACGGGTCGACGACTACTGCGCGGCCGCGTTCACGGTGTGCGAGAACGCCCAGCCGGTGCCGCCGGTGGACGTCGCCGCGGCCGTCGCGGATCTGGAGTGA
- a CDS encoding NAD(P)/FAD-dependent oxidoreductase — MPEPKRILIIGAGLAGASAAAALRENGFDGAVTVLGAEAHPPYELPPLSKKILLGEADEPDWVRDAGFWREHDVDLRSGTSASRIELGSKAVLDARGERHEYDRLLLATGSHPRTLPVPGVDLPGVYTLRTLDDALALRSAFSGSPRVVVIGTGWIGTEAAAAARHHGADVTMADLLPGPLWALGPEISRVFADLHTEHGVRWKLGSGIERVTGGPGGVTGVRLADGTELPADVVLVAVGAAPRVGLAHAAGLELSDEGGVAVDAALRTSAPDVYAAGDIAAQFHPRYGRRVRVEHWANAKNQGTHVAANLAGGHEQYTRRPYFFTDQYDLGCEYRGLADPGSDELVVRGDLAKREFTAFWLREGRVMAAMNVNMWDDGDALQALVDGDAQVTPQQLREGDLASLG; from the coding sequence ATGCCCGAGCCGAAACGGATCCTGATCATCGGCGCCGGCCTGGCCGGTGCCTCGGCCGCCGCCGCGCTGCGGGAGAACGGCTTCGACGGTGCGGTGACGGTGCTCGGCGCCGAGGCGCACCCGCCCTACGAGCTGCCGCCGCTGTCGAAGAAGATCCTGCTGGGCGAGGCGGACGAGCCGGACTGGGTGCGCGACGCCGGTTTCTGGCGCGAGCACGACGTCGACCTGCGGTCCGGCACCAGCGCGTCCCGCATCGAACTCGGCTCGAAAGCGGTGCTCGACGCGCGCGGCGAGCGGCACGAGTACGACCGGCTGTTGCTGGCGACCGGTTCGCACCCGCGCACGTTGCCCGTGCCGGGGGTGGACCTGCCCGGCGTCTACACGCTGCGCACCCTGGACGACGCGCTCGCGCTGCGGTCGGCGTTCTCCGGTTCGCCGCGCGTGGTGGTGATCGGCACGGGCTGGATCGGGACGGAGGCCGCCGCGGCGGCCCGTCACCACGGCGCCGACGTCACGATGGCCGACCTGCTGCCCGGTCCGCTGTGGGCGCTCGGCCCGGAGATCAGCCGGGTGTTCGCCGACCTGCACACCGAGCACGGCGTGCGGTGGAAGCTGGGCAGCGGGATCGAGCGCGTCACCGGCGGCCCGGGCGGGGTCACCGGGGTGCGGCTGGCCGACGGGACCGAGCTGCCCGCGGACGTGGTGCTGGTCGCGGTCGGCGCGGCGCCGCGGGTCGGGCTGGCGCACGCGGCCGGCCTGGAGCTGTCGGACGAGGGCGGGGTGGCGGTGGACGCCGCGCTGCGCACGTCCGCGCCGGACGTGTACGCGGCGGGCGACATCGCGGCGCAGTTCCACCCCCGCTACGGGCGCCGCGTCCGCGTCGAGCACTGGGCGAACGCGAAGAACCAGGGCACGCACGTCGCGGCCAACCTGGCGGGCGGGCACGAGCAGTACACGCGCCGCCCGTACTTCTTCACCGACCAGTACGACCTGGGCTGCGAGTACCGCGGACTGGCCGACCCGGGTAGCGACGAGCTGGTCGTGCGCGGCGACCTGGCCAAACGCGAGTTCACCGCGTTCTGGCTCCGGGAGGGCCGGGTGATGGCCGCGATGAACGTGAACATGTGGGACGACGGCGACGCCCTCCAAGCCCTCGTCGACGGCGACGCGCAGGTGACGCCGCAACAACTGCGCGAAGGAGACCTGGCGTCACTCGGGTGA
- a CDS encoding FAD-dependent oxidoreductase: MRFVVAGGGVAGLASALALARAGQDVVVLERDAPDPAGPPQSAFAVDRRGIPHYFQPHAFLPRGRRLLAEWAPDVLDLLTEAGAAPQDLAEKLHGPREPGDEDLVYLWARRPLIEWALRRVVAGEPSVELRGGSRVDGLTEDGLVVADGNPVPGDVVVDALGRYRRPPGWPEAGGEPTDCGAVYYCRYFRLEPGVDYLDAPVLNPRGDLGYLGFNTFRGDNRTLAVIVLAPAADRELRVLRYDAAWLAACAAITPLNVMTAPDFALPITDVMPMGGLRNVDRTRAAALIAVGDAFCHTDPAFAYGLSFALVHAQALAQAAVEAPDALAECYHANAGPESRERHALACAMDADRSARWRGEPVDPSRRDGSYPLFSFAGALAAAPHDDVVLRRTLRRIGLLDRVAVFDDDPGLHARIERILGELGPPPSPGPPRDELLARLAEVVG; encoded by the coding sequence ATGAGGTTCGTCGTCGCCGGTGGCGGCGTCGCGGGACTGGCTTCGGCGCTCGCCCTGGCCCGGGCGGGCCAGGATGTCGTCGTGCTGGAGCGGGACGCGCCCGACCCCGCCGGACCTCCGCAGAGCGCGTTCGCGGTGGACCGCCGTGGCATCCCGCACTACTTCCAGCCGCACGCGTTCCTGCCCCGCGGGCGGAGGCTGCTCGCCGAGTGGGCGCCGGACGTCCTCGACCTGCTCACCGAGGCCGGCGCGGCGCCCCAGGACCTGGCGGAGAAGCTGCACGGCCCGCGCGAGCCCGGCGACGAGGACCTGGTCTACCTGTGGGCGCGGCGGCCGCTCATCGAGTGGGCGCTGCGGCGCGTGGTCGCGGGGGAGCCGTCGGTCGAGCTGCGCGGTGGGTCCCGGGTGGACGGTCTGACCGAGGACGGTCTCGTGGTGGCCGACGGCAACCCGGTGCCCGGCGACGTCGTGGTCGACGCGCTCGGCCGCTACCGCCGTCCGCCGGGGTGGCCCGAGGCCGGTGGCGAGCCGACCGACTGCGGCGCGGTCTACTACTGCCGCTACTTCCGCCTCGAACCCGGCGTGGACTACCTGGACGCGCCGGTGCTCAACCCGCGCGGCGACCTGGGTTACCTCGGGTTCAACACGTTCCGCGGGGACAACCGCACGCTCGCGGTGATCGTGCTCGCGCCGGCCGCGGACCGGGAGCTGCGCGTGCTGCGGTACGACGCGGCGTGGCTGGCCGCGTGCGCGGCGATCACGCCGTTGAACGTGATGACCGCGCCGGACTTCGCCCTGCCGATCACGGACGTGATGCCGATGGGCGGGCTGCGGAACGTCGACCGGACTCGGGCGGCGGCGCTGATCGCGGTCGGGGACGCCTTCTGCCACACCGATCCGGCCTTCGCCTACGGGTTGTCCTTCGCCCTGGTGCACGCGCAGGCACTGGCGCAGGCCGCGGTGGAGGCGCCGGACGCGCTCGCCGAGTGCTACCACGCGAACGCCGGCCCGGAGTCGCGCGAACGGCACGCCCTCGCCTGCGCGATGGACGCGGACCGCTCGGCGCGGTGGCGCGGCGAACCGGTGGACCCGTCGCGGCGGGACGGCAGTTATCCGCTGTTCTCGTTCGCCGGTGCACTGGCCGCGGCGCCGCACGACGACGTGGTGCTCAGGCGCACCCTCCGGCGGATCGGGCTGCTGGACCGGGTCGCGGTGTTCGACGACGACCCCGGCCTGCACGCCCGGATCGAACGGATCCTCGGGGAGCTGGGGCCGCCGCCGTCACCCGGCCCGCCGCGCGACGAACTGCTGGCCCGCCTCGCCGAGGTCGTGGGCTGA
- a CDS encoding Bcr/CflA family multidrug efflux MFS transporter, producing MSTAAVTATAKTGRTPGTLRYALILGGLSAFAPLSIDMYLPALPRMAADLHSSAPTLQLTLTAFVIGLAVGQLIAGPLSDSLGRRRPLLAGLALYAVASVLCAVTPSAELLIAGRCVQALGAAAGIVIARACVRDLFSGSAMTKFFSMLMLVSGLAPILAPVVGGQVLRLTSWRGVFVVLAVFGAVLLIAAAVALPETLPAERRRPARIGATLRGYAGLLRDRSFLGYSASAGLVFAGLFAYISASSFVLQGVYGLSPQEYSLVFGANGLGIVIAGQVNGRIVGRVRERALLTAGLCASAAGGAGVLLAALTGVPLGVLLVPLLVMVSSIGLVMPNASSLALAEHPHHAGSASALLGVMQFVVGGLATPLVGIGGDTSAVPMGAVMTSFAVVALLTFATLTRRRAA from the coding sequence GTGAGCACGGCAGCGGTGACGGCGACGGCGAAGACCGGACGGACACCCGGAACCCTGCGGTACGCGCTCATCCTCGGCGGGCTGTCGGCGTTCGCGCCGCTGTCGATCGACATGTACCTGCCCGCGCTCCCCCGGATGGCCGCTGACCTGCACAGCTCGGCGCCGACGCTGCAGCTCACGCTGACCGCGTTCGTCATCGGGCTGGCCGTGGGGCAGCTGATCGCCGGGCCGCTGTCGGACTCGCTCGGCCGCCGCCGTCCGCTGCTCGCCGGGCTCGCGCTGTACGCCGTGGCGTCGGTGCTGTGCGCGGTGACCCCGTCGGCCGAGCTGCTCATCGCGGGGCGGTGCGTGCAGGCGCTGGGCGCGGCGGCCGGGATCGTGATCGCGCGGGCGTGCGTGCGCGACCTGTTCAGCGGCTCGGCCATGACGAAGTTCTTCTCGATGTTGATGCTGGTCAGCGGGCTGGCGCCGATCCTGGCGCCGGTGGTCGGCGGCCAGGTGCTGCGGCTGACGTCGTGGCGCGGGGTGTTCGTGGTGCTGGCCGTGTTCGGCGCGGTGTTGCTGATCGCGGCCGCGGTGGCGTTGCCCGAGACGCTGCCGGCGGAGCGGCGGCGGCCGGCCCGGATCGGTGCCACCCTGCGCGGCTACGCGGGCCTGCTGCGGGACCGGTCGTTCCTCGGCTACTCGGCCTCGGCCGGGCTGGTGTTCGCCGGGTTGTTCGCCTACATCTCGGCGTCGTCGTTCGTGCTGCAGGGCGTCTACGGGCTCAGCCCGCAGGAGTACAGCCTGGTGTTCGGCGCGAACGGGCTGGGGATCGTGATCGCCGGGCAGGTCAACGGGCGGATCGTGGGCCGGGTGCGGGAACGGGCACTGCTGACGGCCGGGCTGTGCGCCTCGGCGGCCGGCGGGGCCGGTGTGCTGCTGGCCGCGCTGACCGGTGTGCCGCTGGGGGTGCTGCTGGTGCCGCTGCTGGTGATGGTGTCGAGCATCGGGCTGGTCATGCCGAACGCGTCGTCCCTGGCGCTGGCCGAGCACCCGCACCACGCCGGGTCGGCGTCCGCGCTGCTCGGGGTGATGCAGTTCGTGGTCGGCGGGCTGGCCACGCCGCTGGTCGGCATCGGCGGCGACACGAGCGCCGTGCCGATGGGCGCGGTGATGACCTCGTTCGCGGTGGTGGCGCTGCTGACGTTCGCCACGTTGACCCGCCGGCGGGCGGCTTAG
- a CDS encoding cation:proton antiporter, which yields MHTGHALLAVGGAFLAAGVLARAGARIGLPTIPLFMLAGFIFGPNTPGLSLVHDPGELSVLAGLGLVFLLFYLGLEFSLDDLARGGRKLVLSGLVYLALNIGGGIALGFLLGWGTSEALVIAGAIGISSSAIVTKLLVETGRMRRPESRLVMGIIVIEDLFLALYLALLQPVLSGAGSLWPALADFGKALGFLLALAAMARWGGRVVSKLFGSADDELLTVCFVGVAVLGAAIAEELGVSDAIGAFMVGMMLGGSKVAPRIHKLVLPLRDAFGALFFFIFGLSIDPGAVGTVVVPVLIAVALTIVLNFAAGAVAAKLHSFDGQAGVDIGLTVLTRGEFSLVLATLATAAGLDPRVAPFVAGYVLLLAIIGPLAVLRSENLARLLRVARASPASRTTPDRQSERA from the coding sequence ATGCACACCGGACACGCCCTGCTCGCCGTCGGCGGCGCCTTCCTCGCCGCCGGCGTGCTGGCCAGAGCCGGCGCCCGGATCGGGCTGCCCACGATTCCCCTGTTCATGCTGGCCGGGTTCATCTTCGGCCCCAACACACCCGGCCTGTCACTGGTCCACGACCCCGGTGAGCTGAGCGTGCTCGCCGGGCTCGGCCTGGTCTTCCTGCTCTTCTACCTCGGCCTGGAGTTCTCGCTCGACGACCTGGCCCGAGGCGGCCGCAAGCTCGTGCTCTCCGGCCTGGTCTACCTCGCGCTCAACATCGGCGGCGGGATCGCGTTGGGGTTCCTGCTCGGCTGGGGCACCAGTGAAGCGCTGGTGATCGCGGGCGCGATCGGGATCTCGTCGTCGGCCATCGTGACGAAACTGCTCGTTGAAACCGGCCGGATGCGGCGCCCGGAATCGCGCCTGGTCATGGGCATCATCGTGATCGAGGACCTGTTCCTCGCGCTCTACCTGGCGCTGCTGCAGCCGGTGCTCTCCGGCGCCGGATCGTTGTGGCCCGCGCTCGCCGACTTCGGCAAGGCGCTCGGCTTCCTGCTGGCTCTGGCCGCAATGGCCCGCTGGGGCGGACGGGTGGTGTCGAAGCTGTTCGGGTCGGCCGACGACGAGCTGCTGACCGTGTGCTTCGTCGGTGTCGCGGTGCTGGGCGCCGCGATCGCCGAGGAGCTGGGTGTCTCCGACGCGATCGGCGCGTTCATGGTCGGCATGATGCTCGGCGGGTCGAAGGTCGCGCCGCGCATCCACAAGCTGGTGCTCCCGCTTCGCGACGCGTTCGGCGCGTTGTTCTTCTTCATCTTCGGGCTGAGCATCGACCCGGGCGCGGTCGGCACGGTCGTGGTGCCGGTGCTGATCGCCGTCGCGCTGACGATCGTGCTCAACTTCGCCGCCGGCGCCGTCGCGGCGAAACTGCACTCGTTCGACGGGCAGGCCGGGGTGGACATCGGGCTGACCGTCCTCACCCGCGGCGAGTTCTCGCTGGTCCTGGCCACCCTCGCGACCGCGGCCGGCCTGGACCCGCGGGTCGCGCCGTTCGTCGCGGGCTACGTGCTGCTGCTGGCGATCATCGGCCCGCTCGCGGTGCTGCGGTCGGAGAACCTGGCCCGGCTGCTGCGAGTGGCACGGGCATCACCAGCGTCTCGAACGACCCCTGATCGGCAGAGCGAACGCGCGTGA
- a CDS encoding MerR family transcriptional regulator yields the protein MLTISAFARRCGLTPSALRFYDDCGVLPPARVDDVTGYRYYREDQVGRAVRLRELRAAGLPLAQVTTVLDGPPEDARAVLEAHRRRLREDFDAASRAVGRLLPGPVRLAGLDLASAIRQVTPTAGAPVDFVLIEADGDEVRLVATDRYRLALRVLRPRHPGTGRFVVPAPNLAALGPWAARHDEVTLAEGALHADGDSRPLDLLNVEFPAYRAVLDALPAPRHRVVVDRAALRDALPESGPVELVVSADRLTVGGAALPAIGNGPLRIGFDPAVLGAALEASVGPDVLLEFAGPADVTRVRSADQGSFETLVMPVPLAAAGPGSPTAAPRAGR from the coding sequence ATGCTGACCATCAGCGCGTTCGCCCGCCGCTGTGGGCTCACGCCCAGCGCACTGCGGTTCTACGACGACTGCGGGGTTCTCCCGCCCGCCCGCGTCGACGACGTCACGGGCTACCGCTACTACCGCGAGGACCAGGTCGGCCGGGCCGTCCGGCTGCGGGAGCTGCGCGCGGCGGGCCTCCCGCTGGCGCAGGTCACCACCGTGCTCGACGGCCCGCCGGAGGACGCGCGGGCCGTCCTGGAGGCCCACCGGCGACGGCTGCGGGAGGACTTCGACGCCGCGTCGCGCGCGGTCGGCCGGTTGCTGCCGGGGCCGGTGCGCCTGGCCGGCCTCGACCTGGCGAGCGCGATCCGGCAGGTCACCCCCACCGCGGGCGCGCCGGTGGACTTCGTCCTGATCGAGGCCGACGGCGACGAGGTCCGCCTCGTCGCCACCGACCGATACCGCCTCGCGCTGCGGGTCCTGCGCCCGCGGCACCCGGGCACGGGGCGGTTCGTGGTGCCCGCACCGAACCTGGCCGCGCTCGGCCCGTGGGCGGCGCGCCACGACGAGGTGACCCTCGCCGAGGGCGCCCTCCACGCGGACGGCGACTCCCGGCCGCTGGACCTGCTGAACGTGGAGTTCCCGGCCTACCGCGCCGTGCTCGACGCGTTGCCCGCCCCGCGGCACCGGGTCGTCGTCGACCGCGCCGCACTGCGGGACGCCCTGCCGGAGTCCGGCCCGGTCGAACTCGTCGTGAGCGCGGACCGGCTGACGGTCGGCGGCGCCGCCCTCCCCGCGATCGGCAACGGGCCGCTGCGCATCGGCTTCGACCCCGCCGTGCTGGGCGCCGCGCTGGAGGCGAGCGTCGGACCCGACGTCCTCCTCGAATTCGCCGGTCCGGCGGACGTCACGCGCGTTCGCTCTGCCGATCAGGGGTCGTTCGAGACGCTGGTGATGCCCGTGCCACTCGCAGCAGCCGGGCCAGGTTCTCCGACCGCAGCACCGCGAGCGGGCCGATGA
- a CDS encoding HNH endonuclease family protein, with the protein MKVRMWLPLVVVVAIAALVVVWRSGEVAPSKANPGTDPGVARQQLAELAVKPRGTLNGYSREKYPHWDTVEGACNTREEVLKRAGTNVVVGKDCAPTSGTWVSPYDGATWTSPSDVDIDHMVPLAQSWVSGASAWTQAQREAFANDLERPQLWAVTDNVNQSKSDKAPDEWKPPLESFWCTYATDWIAVKHYYQLSVTTAEQAALNDMLNHC; encoded by the coding sequence GTGAAGGTGCGGATGTGGTTGCCGTTGGTCGTCGTGGTGGCGATCGCGGCGCTGGTGGTGGTGTGGCGGTCGGGCGAGGTGGCCCCGTCGAAGGCGAACCCGGGGACCGATCCCGGCGTGGCCCGGCAGCAGCTGGCCGAGCTGGCGGTCAAGCCGCGGGGCACGCTCAACGGGTACTCGCGGGAGAAGTACCCGCACTGGGACACGGTCGAGGGCGCCTGCAACACGCGCGAGGAGGTCCTCAAGCGCGCGGGCACGAACGTGGTGGTGGGCAAGGACTGCGCACCGACCTCGGGCACCTGGGTGAGCCCCTACGACGGGGCGACGTGGACCAGCCCGTCCGATGTGGACATCGACCACATGGTGCCGCTCGCGCAGAGCTGGGTCAGCGGCGCCTCGGCGTGGACCCAGGCGCAGCGCGAGGCGTTCGCCAACGACCTGGAGCGCCCGCAGCTGTGGGCGGTGACCGACAACGTCAACCAGTCCAAGAGCGACAAGGCGCCGGACGAGTGGAAGCCGCCGCTGGAGTCGTTCTGGTGCACCTACGCCACCGACTGGATCGCGGTGAAGCACTACTACCAGCTCTCCGTGACGACCGCGGAGCAGGCGGCCCTGAACGACATGCTGAACCACTGTTGA